One genomic region from Spirosoma sp. KCTC 42546 encodes:
- a CDS encoding M15 family metallopeptidase, which yields MKTYLSGRFWSIGLLTAFLSLSLIASVFAQQPPYDLPKSKYGLPVVNDVEIYKKIIATDPDNELVDMRQILPNAQFDVTYAKTTNFLKRKLYPSEDVFMRKPAALAIRQASENLKKQGFGLLLFDGYRPYAITVLFYEEHGDTTFVADPRKGSKHNRGMAIDLSLFDLKTGKRLSMPSDYDESTPRAYHSYMDSDSASLAHRAILRSAMEQVGFAIFPWEWWHYDFKGWESCFTYDLSHAAIRQANKTLRKAKTK from the coding sequence ATGAAAACGTATTTATCTGGCCGATTCTGGTCAATAGGGTTATTGACCGCGTTTCTTTCGCTCAGCCTGATAGCATCGGTGTTTGCGCAGCAACCTCCCTACGATCTTCCCAAAAGCAAGTATGGTCTTCCGGTTGTCAATGATGTGGAGATTTACAAGAAAATTATAGCCACTGATCCCGATAATGAACTGGTGGATATGCGCCAGATTCTGCCCAATGCTCAATTCGATGTTACGTATGCGAAAACCACGAATTTTCTGAAACGAAAACTGTACCCCTCCGAAGATGTGTTCATGCGGAAGCCTGCCGCCCTGGCCATTCGCCAGGCGAGTGAAAACCTGAAAAAACAGGGATTTGGGTTATTGCTATTCGATGGCTACCGGCCTTATGCCATCACGGTACTTTTCTACGAAGAGCACGGCGACACCACCTTTGTCGCCGATCCTCGAAAAGGCTCCAAACACAATCGGGGCATGGCCATTGATCTGTCGCTTTTTGACCTGAAAACCGGAAAACGACTGTCGATGCCTTCCGACTACGACGAATCGACCCCACGCGCTTATCATAGCTACATGGATTCGGACAGTGCCTCGCTGGCTCACCGAGCCATTTTACGGTCGGCTATGGAGCAGGTTGGTTTTGCCATTTTCCCCTGGGAATGGTGGCACTATGATTTTAAAGGCTGGGAAAGCTGCTTCACCTACGATTTATCCCACGCAGCCATCCGGCAGGCTAATAAGACCTTACGCAAGGCGAAGACGAAGTAA
- a CDS encoding Hsp70 family protein, translated as MTTISCGIDFGTSNTSVAIDNKGEISLVPVENESVTIPSAIFFQRSNNKAFYGRVAVNLFFDRQEGRFMRSLKRVLGTSLMKQGTLVNGASMNFATIIASFLKHVKDKADSVAGQELEHVVMGRPVHFVDNNPGADTQAQAELQTIAQRIGFKHIEFQFEPIAAAFAHEAQLSGEKLAIVADLGGGTSDFTVIKLSNQYIHKADRSSDILANTGIRVGGNDFDKELSLAAIMPELGYRSTYGEKNLEVPLKPFHDLAEWSKVNFLYTPKVIMQVRQLLHQSHDKARYKRLLKVLEEETGHTLLAAAEGAKIALSDLDDYKALLDFIEDDFFVPIKRDLFERSIQSEVEKIADSARQCLREAGVQKEAIDLVILTGGSTEVHSIQAEFKRLFPNAAIADENKLSSVGLGLAYDSQNKFGKNSNRKSNAPHIIAN; from the coding sequence ATGACAACAATTTCTTGCGGAATCGACTTTGGTACATCAAATACCAGCGTTGCTATTGATAATAAAGGCGAAATCAGCCTTGTGCCTGTTGAAAACGAGTCGGTAACTATCCCTAGTGCTATTTTCTTTCAGCGAAGCAATAACAAAGCCTTCTATGGCCGGGTAGCCGTCAATTTGTTCTTCGATCGGCAGGAAGGGCGATTCATGCGCAGTTTAAAGCGGGTTTTAGGGACTTCGCTCATGAAGCAGGGCACCCTGGTGAATGGCGCTTCCATGAATTTCGCCACGATTATTGCGTCCTTTTTGAAGCATGTTAAAGATAAAGCCGATTCGGTTGCCGGCCAGGAACTGGAACATGTGGTCATGGGGCGCCCCGTGCATTTTGTGGATAATAACCCCGGCGCCGATACGCAGGCACAGGCCGAATTACAGACCATTGCCCAGCGGATTGGCTTCAAACATATCGAATTTCAGTTTGAACCTATTGCGGCAGCCTTTGCGCACGAAGCACAACTGAGTGGAGAAAAACTGGCCATCGTCGCCGATTTGGGTGGTGGAACGTCGGATTTTACGGTGATCAAGCTCTCGAATCAATATATCCATAAGGCAGACCGGTCTTCGGATATTTTAGCAAATACCGGGATTCGGGTTGGGGGAAATGATTTTGATAAAGAGTTGAGTCTGGCGGCCATTATGCCTGAACTGGGCTACCGGAGTACGTACGGTGAGAAAAATCTGGAAGTTCCGTTAAAACCGTTTCATGACCTGGCCGAATGGAGTAAAGTCAACTTTTTGTACACCCCGAAAGTGATTATGCAAGTTCGGCAGTTGCTCCATCAGTCGCATGATAAAGCACGGTACAAACGACTGTTGAAAGTGCTTGAAGAGGAAACCGGGCACACGCTTTTGGCCGCTGCCGAAGGCGCTAAAATTGCCCTTAGTGATCTGGATGACTATAAAGCCCTGCTTGATTTCATTGAGGACGACTTTTTTGTGCCGATCAAACGCGACCTGTTTGAACGATCTATTCAGAGTGAGGTTGAGAAAATAGCCGACTCAGCCCGGCAGTGCCTACGGGAGGCTGGTGTTCAAAAAGAGGCCATCGATCTGGTTATTCTAACGGGTGGCTCAACCGAAGTCCATTCCATTCAGGCCGAATTTAAACGACTTTTTCCGAACGCAGCCATCGCCGATGAAAACAAACTCTCCAGCGTGGGCCTTGGTCTGGCCTACGATAGCCAGAATAAATTCGGTAAAAATTCTAACCGTAAGTCAAACGCTCCCCACATTATCGCTAATTGA
- the bla gene encoding class A beta-lactamase has protein sequence MKQLSSLLLGILLLANLQGNAQPGKPSDLATQRLEQELERIAKLAKGKVGICALHLESGKQISLNVQDRFPMASTIKVAIAVQLFTLIEQGKLSLMTMVDLQPSDLHPGSGTLDVLFAKPGVQLSVQNLLELMMVISDNSATDILLRLVGGTEAVQNRVKALGIKGMSVDRTIIQLLADLDGITLPPSSQWTLGFYAKLDSATTPEMKRAAAVKIKTDPRDTSTPDAMVNLLAQIYRGTALKPESRALLLGVMERCRGGAARLKGYLPPNTVIAHKTGSLDGSATDDVGIITLPGDAGHIAIAVFVGDSPMPLAEREQTIAHTARSIYDYFLYQPVTMPTSSR, from the coding sequence ATGAAACAACTCTCATCACTACTACTTGGCATCCTGCTGCTGGCCAATCTCCAGGGCAATGCCCAACCTGGTAAACCCTCCGACCTGGCTACGCAACGGCTGGAACAGGAACTGGAACGTATTGCGAAACTAGCCAAGGGCAAAGTCGGCATTTGTGCGCTACACCTCGAATCCGGCAAGCAAATCAGCTTGAATGTACAGGATCGGTTTCCGATGGCCAGTACCATTAAAGTAGCCATTGCTGTACAGCTCTTTACGCTGATTGAGCAAGGCAAACTGTCGTTGATGACGATGGTTGATTTACAACCGTCCGATCTGCATCCGGGCAGTGGCACGCTGGACGTTCTTTTCGCAAAACCCGGTGTGCAACTATCCGTTCAGAACCTGCTTGAGCTAATGATGGTCATTAGCGATAACTCGGCAACAGATATTCTGCTTCGTCTGGTAGGTGGCACCGAGGCCGTTCAGAATCGGGTGAAAGCACTTGGTATTAAAGGCATGTCTGTTGACCGAACGATCATCCAACTCCTGGCGGATCTCGATGGGATTACCCTCCCTCCCTCCAGCCAATGGACACTTGGCTTTTATGCCAAACTGGATAGTGCCACTACCCCCGAAATGAAACGGGCTGCGGCCGTCAAAATCAAAACCGACCCACGCGATACCTCAACGCCCGACGCAATGGTTAATTTACTGGCACAAATTTATCGGGGTACGGCGCTCAAACCCGAAAGTCGGGCACTGTTGTTGGGCGTCATGGAACGCTGCCGAGGTGGAGCCGCCCGACTTAAAGGCTATTTGCCACCAAACACCGTTATTGCCCATAAAACGGGTTCACTGGATGGAAGTGCCACCGACGACGTAGGCATTATCACCTTGCCGGGCGATGCGGGCCATATTGCCATTGCTGTTTTTGTGGGCGACTCACCCATGCCGCTAGCCGAACGGGAACAAACCATTGCCCATACGGCCCGTTCCATTTACGATTACTTTTTGTACCAGCCTGTTACCATGCCCACCTCGTCACGATAA
- a CDS encoding cystathionine gamma-synthase family protein, which translates to MDFSTYKKSTASVWAGETEPIADGAVTTPIVRSVAFAYHDLDEWHKVATGQADGYIYSRNTNPTVHVLEEKIRILEGAEAATSFATGMGAISNTLFALLGPGKRVVSLNDTYGGSSRLFLDFLPRYQVNVTLCDTTDFDQLEAEIAKGCDVLYLETPTNPTLKIVDIKRLAAAAKKVGAITIVDNTFATPINQNPLALGADLVVHSATKFLGGHSDAMGGVLCGTKELVEKVFQFREINGASLQADPAYMIARGMKTLELRIERQNASALTIAKYLKAHAKVSDVFYPGLETHPGHAIAKAQMSGFGGIMSFSLNGGYEHVKKFLPKLQFVHLAASLGSVSTLAGPPRTTSHVELTEEQRKQLGIPESLIRYSVGIENVEDLLTDLDTALASL; encoded by the coding sequence ATGGATTTTTCGACTTACAAAAAAAGTACGGCCTCTGTATGGGCAGGTGAAACCGAACCCATTGCCGATGGGGCTGTTACAACGCCAATTGTACGAAGTGTGGCGTTTGCCTATCATGATCTGGATGAATGGCACAAGGTAGCAACGGGACAAGCGGATGGTTATATCTATAGCCGAAACACGAATCCCACCGTACATGTGCTCGAAGAAAAAATCCGAATTCTGGAAGGTGCCGAAGCTGCCACCTCGTTCGCAACGGGCATGGGGGCCATCAGTAATACCTTGTTTGCGCTACTGGGGCCAGGAAAACGGGTCGTTTCACTCAATGATACCTACGGTGGCTCAAGCCGGCTCTTTCTGGATTTTCTACCCCGTTATCAGGTAAACGTCACGCTTTGTGATACCACCGATTTCGACCAGCTAGAAGCCGAAATTGCCAAAGGTTGCGACGTACTCTACCTCGAAACACCCACCAATCCAACTCTCAAAATTGTCGATATAAAACGGCTGGCAGCAGCCGCTAAAAAAGTGGGGGCCATTACCATAGTCGACAATACGTTTGCTACACCGATCAACCAAAATCCACTGGCGCTGGGTGCCGATCTGGTTGTTCATAGCGCCACCAAATTCCTCGGCGGCCACTCCGATGCGATGGGTGGTGTACTCTGCGGCACCAAAGAACTGGTGGAAAAAGTATTCCAGTTCCGGGAAATCAACGGGGCCAGTCTGCAAGCCGATCCGGCGTATATGATTGCTCGTGGGATGAAAACGCTGGAGCTGCGAATCGAGCGACAGAATGCGTCGGCTCTGACAATTGCGAAGTACCTGAAAGCACACGCCAAAGTCAGTGATGTGTTTTATCCAGGCCTCGAAACCCATCCTGGCCATGCTATTGCAAAAGCGCAGATGTCGGGGTTTGGTGGCATTATGAGCTTTTCCCTGAATGGCGGCTACGAGCACGTGAAGAAATTCCTGCCGAAACTTCAGTTTGTTCACTTAGCCGCCAGCCTTGGCTCGGTAAGTACACTGGCGGGCCCACCCAGAACGACCAGCCACGTTGAACTTACCGAAGAACAGCGCAAACAGCTTGGCATTCCCGAAAGCCTGATTCGATATTCGGTCGGTATCGAAAACGTGGAGGATTTGCTGACGGATCTGGATACGGCGTTGGCTTCATTGTAG
- a CDS encoding serine hydrolase, whose amino-acid sequence MTYLNFKASYLAVALSCLLAIRLSATAQSRQTLPELRQKIETELSRQTGIFAVAFKDLATGKELLIRERDVFHAASTMKTPVMIEVYKQQAQGKLSLSDSILIKTEFKSIVDGSPYTLPVSSDSDSITYKQIGTKRTLASLVYDMITVSSNLATNLIIERVGGPNVTQTMRDLGAKDIQVRRGVEDSKAFAKGLNNSTTAYDLMLIFDKIATGQAVSPEASKAMIATLLEQKFNDAIPAKLPKTVKVAHKTGSIVGVRHDSGLVILPDGRQYVLVLLSKDIKDDKATSGAMATVSEWIYQYEMQGQ is encoded by the coding sequence ATGACGTATCTGAATTTCAAAGCCAGCTATCTGGCTGTAGCGCTTAGTTGTTTATTGGCCATCAGGCTATCTGCAACTGCTCAGTCCCGCCAAACACTCCCCGAATTACGCCAGAAAATTGAGACTGAACTAAGCAGGCAGACGGGCATCTTTGCGGTCGCCTTTAAGGATTTGGCTACGGGTAAAGAGCTGCTCATTCGGGAACGGGACGTATTTCATGCGGCCAGTACCATGAAAACACCGGTTATGATTGAAGTCTATAAACAACAGGCGCAGGGCAAACTGTCATTGTCGGATTCAATACTGATCAAGACCGAGTTTAAAAGCATTGTTGATGGCAGTCCGTATACATTGCCGGTTTCATCGGACAGCGATTCAATTACGTATAAACAGATTGGGACCAAACGAACGCTGGCTTCTTTAGTCTACGATATGATTACCGTCAGCAGTAATCTGGCGACGAATTTGATTATTGAACGCGTGGGTGGACCGAACGTAACGCAAACCATGCGCGATCTGGGGGCCAAAGATATTCAGGTTCGGCGGGGCGTAGAAGATTCAAAAGCCTTCGCCAAAGGGCTTAATAACTCCACCACTGCCTATGACCTCATGCTAATTTTCGACAAGATTGCCACTGGTCAGGCAGTAAGTCCCGAGGCTTCGAAGGCCATGATTGCGACCTTACTGGAGCAGAAATTCAATGACGCAATTCCCGCTAAACTGCCGAAAACGGTGAAAGTGGCTCATAAAACGGGCTCGATCGTGGGTGTCCGGCACGATTCGGGCCTAGTTATTTTACCCGATGGCCGTCAGTACGTGCTGGTTCTGTTATCGAAGGATATTAAGGATGATAAGGCTACGTCGGGTGCAATGGCTACGGTATCCGAATGGATTTATCAGTATGAAATGCAGGGGCAGTAA